CCGCCGGGCTTGAGTTGCTCGACGAGCGGCGGCGGAATATGGCTCGCGGCGGCGGTTACGATGATCGCGTCGAACGGCCCATGCTCTTTCCAGCCGTGATAGCCGTCGCCCACCGTTACATGGACATTCTTGTAGCCCACGCGTTCGAGGCGTTCCGCGGCCTGCTCGCCGAGTTCCGCCACGATTTCGATCGTGTAGACCTCTTTCACAAGTTCGGCCAGCACCGCCGCCTGATAGCCTGACCCCGTGCCGATCTCGAGGACCACGTCGTCCCCTTCCGGCTGCAACATCTCCGTCATATAGGCGACAATGTACGGCTGCGAGATCGTCTGGCCGTAGCCGATGGGCAGGGGCCGGTCGGAATAGGCCGCGTGGACGGAAGCGTCGGGCACGAATGCGTGGCGCGGCACGGTGCGCATCGCTTCAAGCACACGCCTATCGCGTACGGCGGTGCGGCTCCACGGCGCGTCCTCGCCGATCTGCTTTCGCACCATCTCTTCGCGCTCGGCGCGATAGGCGGCGTTGGCGTCTGGGGGATCGGCGGCGGGCGCATACACGTTTGAGAAAGCGCACAAGGCTGCGACAACGGCTGCTATTGCATGTTCCGGTTTACGCATCACGCTGCATCCTCGCCACCATCACACCACCACGCGCGCGAATTGTCAACCCCGGAAATACGACGACACGACCTCGTCTACGGCTGTTCGACGAGTCCCGCGTAGACGGCTGCGCGCACGTTTCGCGGCGCAAACGGCTCAAGCACAATGGCGTTCTGCCCGGCTTGCAGGTGCGCGGTCACGTCGAGGCGCAGCGGGCGCCCAATAAACCCACCCACGTACGCGCCGTTGAACGTCACGCGCGCGGCGGCCTCCGGGGCGACGCCATCCAATTCGAGAAATACGCGGCTTGCGGTCCGGTCCACCGAAGCGGGCAATTCCACGTGACCGTAGAACGGGTCGCCTTTCACGGGGCTGAGCGTGAGCATCGCGCCGCCAGGCCGGCCCCAAGGGCCTCCGCCAAAGGGTGCAACGGCTATGGCATCGGCCCAAGCGCTGTCGTCGAACCCCGTGTTCAGCCAGCCCTCCGGTTCTTCGGCGGCCACCTTCCAGGTCGTGTCTACTGGGACAATCAGCGGGTCGCCCTGCTCAAACCCTACGAGGAGCACGCCCAGCACGCCGGCGGGGTTCGGGGCTTCGCCTCCATTCTCCGCGCGCAAACCGAGCACGTTGTCTCCCTCGCGCAGGTGCGCGGCGACGTCAATCTCGAGCGGCGCCTGCCAGCCACGGCCCGCGTCATTACCCGCAGCCGCGCCGTTGACAATCAGCGTCATCGAATTGTCCACCGCGCCGCGAAACAGGGCGGTGGTTACCTTCTGTCCCGCTGGCAGCACAATCACCTTACGGAAACACCGCACGCACGGCGCCACGTTCAGGCCGTCCCCCGCCTCGGGGTGCCAGACCCAGGAAAGCCCCTCGAAAACCGCGGCCTCGCCGGTCTCGTCCTTAAGTTCCGGCTCGGGCAATTCGGGCGTGGGATCGCGCACGACGGCCAGCGTGGCCATGGGCTCCGACTGCGGGTCCAACCGCGGCGGCAAAGGCCGCGCCTCGGGCTGAAACACGAGCAGCACACTCTCATTCGGTTCGAGCGAAAGCGCGAGGTCGACGGAATCGCCGTCGCGTGTGAATGGGACCGTCGTGATTTCATTGCGCATGGCGTCCCAGCATTCCGGCACACCCGGCGCGGTGATGCGGAACCGGAACCGGCGGGGCGCGTCATTCACGTTCTGATTGGTGACAAAGAACAGGTGACGGTCCAGCTTGACCCGGTGCAGCACGTGCAGCCAGTGGTCCGTTTCGCCCTCGATCACTTCGAGGGTCGCATGCACGCCCGCGTCTCCGGCGAAGACCCGGTGCAAGTCTTCCGGCGAAGGCACCTCGGGCAGCAGATACGAACGCCCGCCCGCGTCGTTCGTCTTGCACACCCCGAGGCCGGGCTGCGCCGCATTGCCCCAGACGGCCTCGCACAGCGCCTGGATTTCCTGCGCGGTGCGGCCCAGTGTCGCCGATTTCGAGGGAAGGAAACCGTATCCCACGACGATACCGCCCGCGTCAAAGAAGGCTTTTGCCTTCTCGAGCGCGCCCGCCGGGATGACCTCGACGGGCGGCACGATGAGAATGCGGTAGCTTTCTTCGCGCAGGCGCAACGCGTTGCCGTCGACGGTCGCGTCCATTTCGAGCACTTCATAGGGCATCCAGTCGCAATCGTAGAGCGCGTCCTGGAGCGCCTCGCTCATGTATTCCGGCCGGACCGATTCTCCGGCGTGGTAGCTGCCGCCGAGAAACAGCAGCGCCACGGGGCATACGTGCCGGCCGCCCGTCAGCATCACGCTCAAGCGGCTCGTATAGTCGGCGAACACGCGATACAGCGGCCACCGCGGCTCGAAACCGTTGTTGTAGAAGTAGGGCGGGCAGTCCGTGTCGTACGGCGACCGGGGATTGAACGAATGGGGAATCAGGAAACTCACGCCGCTGACGTGCATGTGGTCGGTCCACCACTTCATTTCGGGATAGGTCAGGTCCTGTCCGCGCGCGCCGAAAATCTCGACCATCGCGATGTCGTCCTTCTTGCCGTACATGTGCGATATCGAGCTGCCGAGTTTCGGCGTTTGCCAGCAGGGCGCGTCGTGGGCGACCCGCTTGCCCATCGCGAACTGCGCGAACACCGCGTCGATCCCGCCGAAGTCCGTGTATTTCATGACCTGAAACATGTTGCCCGCGCAAAGGTCCGGGTTCAGGTAGCAGTCCCGATGTTCAAGGAAATGCCCGATCGAGACCACGCCGTGCTCGCGGCACCACTGCGAGATGCCGCCGTACATGGTCCTGCCCCAGGCTTCCGCCAGTGCATCCTGATACTGGTATTTCGCGGCGGCCTGTTCCTCGCCCGCAAGCCCGGCCTTCCACGCGACCAGCGCCTTTTTCCAGTCCGCGCCCCGTTCCGCAAGCACCGGAAACACCTCGGTGCCCCAATCGCCGTGCGTCTCCGGTTCATCGAAGAAGAACCCCGCGATGTCCTTGCCGAAATCGTCCGGGAACCGGTCGTAATGCGGCTGATACACCGTCCGAAGATACCAGTCCACGCAGTCGCGGCTCGCGCCATCGACAACGATGCGGCCCCGGCTCGGCGCCCAGGAGAAGCCCATGACGCGCCAGTTCCCCGCAGGCGCCTCCCAAGTCAGCTTGCCGTCCACGACGGCGCCGGTGAGATCGGCCAGGCTGCTGCCGTCGATTCCCGCGTCCGTGACGAGGCCCGCCAGAGTCGCAACGTGGTTCTCGCTGACCCAATCCGCTTCCGCGAGTTGCGCGGGCCCGGTCACGTCGACAGTCTTCATGACGAGGCGTTTGCAGCCGTATTCCGGCGGGACCTTGCCGCCAACCTCGCCGCTCGGCCACCATTTCTCGTCGAAAATCCACATTTTCAGGCCGTGTTGCTTGGCCGCTTCGAGGCAGATGGCCAGGTCGCGCCACCAGCCCTCGCCGAGCCAGTCGCTGTGGGGCCGCGATTCCGTCGTGAAACAGCCATTGCCGCCCTCGGCAACCTTGCCGACGTACATCTCGAGCAGTTCCTTGCTCTCGTCGCCGTGCAGCCAGAACAGCGGTCCGGTAAGCCGCCGCGCCTCCACTGGCAACTCGCGGAATTGTTTCTCGAGTGTCTCGAAGGTCATTTCATCGGCGATGGCGCCGATCGAGACAGGGAAAAGGGGAATCACCATAAGCAAGACCCGGACTACGTGCGATTTCACGGGAAGCATCCTCCATACAGCCCGCGCTTGCGCCGGCGCGCATTTGCGGGGCTTCCATCAATGCAATATGGTACCAACCCGGCGCGCTCGATACCAAGCGCGCGAAAAGGCAAAAATCGGGTCCCGCCAGCGGTGGCTCCGCTGTTCCCGTGGCGATTGCGCGCTTGCCCGTTGTGCCCGAGCCTGCGCCCGGCCGGCAGATCACCCCATCAGGTCCGCGGCGCGTTTATAGCTGGGCGCGAGGGCGCGGTAGGCCGCCTGGAACTCGGGGAACCAGCGGTCGTAGACCCGCGCGTTCTCCTCGTTGACGGGGCACTCGTCCACGACGCGAATGATGGCATCACAGGCTTGTTCGACGGACGCATACATGCCCGTGGCGACTGCCGCGAGGATGGCGGCGCCGTAGCTCGGGCCTTCGTCGACGTTTATCGTGCAGAACGGGACCCGGTGCGTGTCAGCCATGATCTGGCGCCAGAGCGGGCTGCGCGCGCCGCCGCCGGATGCGCGCACTTGCGTGGCGGGCACGCCCATCTCGCGGATGATTTCGAGGCTGTCGCGCATGCCGTACGCGACGCCTTCGAGCACCGCGCGGGCCATGTAGGCCTTGGTATGGCGCAGGGACAAACCGATAAACGCGCCGCGCGCGAAGGGGTCCTTGTGCGGGGTGCGCTCGCCGCTGAGATAGGGCAGGAACAGCAGGCCCTCCGCACCCACGGGCGCGCGCGCGGCCTCAGCCGTGATGTATTCGTAGGGGTCTCTGGCGGTTTCGAGCGCAACGGCGCGTTCGAGGGCGCACAGCGTGTTCCGGAACCATTGCAGCGAGCCGCCCGCGCTGAGCATGACGCCCATGACGTGCCATTTGCCGGGCACGGCGTGGCAGAAGGTATGCACGCGTCCCCGCGGGTCCATGGTCACTTGGTCCGCAAAGGCAAAGGTGACGCCGCTTGTGCCCAGGGTCGATGAGATGACGCCGGGCCGCACGATGCCGCAGCCTACGCCGCCCGCGGCCTGGTCGCCGCCACCAGCGACCACGGGGATGCCCGCGGGCAGGCCGGTCTTGGCGGCCGATTCGGCGGAAAGCCTGCCCGTAATCTCGGGGCCTTCGTAGGCCGCCGGCAGGAAGGCAACGTCGATGTCCAGCAAGGACAACAATTCCCTGTGCCAGGAGCGGTTTTTGACATCGAAGAGCAGGGTGCCCGAAGCGTCGGCCACGTCCGTCGCGAACTCGCCCGTCAAGACGAGGCGGATGTAGTCCTTGGGCAGCAGGACCTTGGCCACTCTCTCGTAGTGTTGCGGCTCGTTTTCACGCAGCCAGAGTATCTTTGGCGCGGTGAAACCGGTCAATGCCGGATTCGACACCATTTCGATGAGCCGCCGCTCGCCCACCTTCGCCGTGATGTCGCCGCACTGTTTCGCCGTGCGCTGGTCGCACCAGAGGATCGCCGGGCGCAGCACCTCGTTCTTCGCGTCGAGAAAAACGGAGCCGTGCATCTGGCCCGTCAGGCCGAGCCCCTTTACCTCCTCCGTATCGATGCGCGCAGAAAGCTGCGACAATGCCTCGATGGCGGCGCGTTTCCAGGCTGCCGGGTCCTGTTCCGCCCAGCCGGGTCTCGGGCTGTGCAGCGAATATTCGACGGTAGCCGAAGCCAGCAGTCTGCCGGCCTCGTTCATGGCGATGGCTTTGGTGCCGCTCGTTCCGACGTCCAGGCCCAGCACGATGCTCATGTGCAGTCTCCTTCCCGCACCGCTCCCGCGTTGCCGCATGCGGGCAGCATATCCGAGGGGTACGGCCGGAATCCATGCCGCGGGAACCGCGGTGGGAAATGCGAACCGGAGGAACGGGCCGGAAGCGCCGCGGCTACAGCGCGGCGAGGTCTTCCTGGGGCGCGCCGCCGAGTTCGAGGTAGCGCCGGTAGCTGGCCCGGGCGCCGTCCAGATTCTCCAGTCCGGCGTAGCCGCGCGCGAGATAGAGGTGGACCGGCGGCACGCTTCCGAGAAACGGGGCGGCCTCCTGCAACAGCGACACGACCTTCTCAAACTCGCGCCAGCGCAGCCAGAGCGGGCATTGCAGTTCGATCAGCTCCTGCAGGTAGTACTGCGCGTTGCAGTTGCGCGGGTCGATCCGCAGCGAAGCGAGAAACTGCCGCGCCGCTTCCGGGCCGATGTTCAGCCCGCCATAGTACTCGCGCAGTCCGGCGAAGTCTTGTTTGCGCGACTGGTGGCGCCGTTCCAGGGCTGCCAAGGCTTCGAAGGGAGGCAGCCGGTCTTCGCGCATCGCGCGCGCCGGGTTTTCGACAAGGCCTTCGAGCAACGCCAGCGATTCGGCCACGGTGGACTGATGCAGCACCTTGGGCGCCTCGAATTCCGCCCACGGCCGGTCATCGGTCATGACACGGCCGCCGCGGCAGAAGGCGTCGACGCCGCTCTTGCTCATAACGAACGAGGCCAGCACCTCCTCAAGGTCACAGAGGCGCGCGTCCGCGAGCGCCTGCTGCACTTCGGGTCTTTCCAATCTCGCCTTCGCCTTTTCGTAGTCGAGATAGAGCGGCTGATTGGAGCCGATCAGAAACAGGTCGGCATTGACGAAAAAGGCGCAGTACTCGGGAAACGCCGTTGTGAACGTATAGGTCAGGGAACGCACGACCTCGGGGTTCAGGCTGTGCAGGGGCACCCATTGCGAAACGAGGCCGCCGGGGCGCAGCCGGCGGAGGCACAACTCGTAATATTCGCGCGTGTAGAACGCGGACACACCCGCCACGGCGGGCGGCATGGGCTCAAACGTGATTACGTCGTATTCGCGCGCAGCCGTGAGCAGGAAATTGCGCCCGTCGTCGATCTGGAACCGCACCTTGGGGCTTTCCAGCACGTTCAGGTTGTCCACGGCGAAATAAGGCGCGGCTTCGAGCACGTCAGGCGCAATTTCGACCGCGTCGATGCCACTGAAATCGCCGAGCGCCAGCGTGCCCGCCGTAATGCCGGAACCAAAGCACATGAACAGCACATCGCGCGGGTCGCGGTCGAACAGGAGGGGCAACACGCCTTGCAGCCGGTTCATGCGCACGCCTTTCTCAATAGAAGCGGTCGCCTGCACCCGGTTGATCCACAGGACGCGGTTAGCGCCCCCGGTCTCGTCTTCCGGTTCGCTTACCGCGACGACGCCCTCGACGCCCTCCCGATAGAACAAGACCCTGTGGTCCGCGGGGATATAGCCCACGCTGAGCGCGCGGCTCACGTCACCGGGCAGTGACGCCCACGCGGCCACGAGCAGCGGCGCGAGAATGAGCAGCAGCACCGCCCAGCGGTGCCGTGCGGAAGTCTCAGGGCATGCGCGCATCAGGTAGACGCCGCCCGCGACCAGCACGGCGGCCAGCAGCAGCACGCTGTCGTGCGCGCCAAGCAACGGCAACAGCAGGAACCCGCCCGCGACCGCGCCGAGCACGCCGCCGATGGTGTTGGCTGCGTACACGCGGCCTACGTCGCGGCCCAGGCTGGCGCGCACCCCGCCCAGCGCCTTCACCGCGAGCGGAAACACCATGCCGGAGAGAAACGTGGGCACAAACAGCACCATGAACGAGAGCCGGAATTCCCCGGCAACCAGACGGACCCAGTCCTGCCCGCCGGTCCGTTGGAACGCAAACACGCGGTCGGGCAAGGACGCGAACCAGCTCAGCGAAAAGCAACAAGCCACGCCCAGCAGCGCCACGATGCCGCCCAGCAGCGCGACGCGCCGGCCCATGCGGTCCACGAAGAACGACACGGCGAGACTTCCGAACGCAATGCCGCACAGGAGCGTGGTCAGCATGGCCGAGTAGGCGTAGGTTGTGCCGAGAAACACGAGTACGAGCAGGCGTGTCCAGACGACTTCGAGCGCGAGCATGGCGAAGCCGACCAGGCCGGCTACCGCGGCGATCTTGCGCGCGGGCGCGCTTCCGGAGGCGTCCTCCGGAGGCACTTGCGCCTCGACCCCGTTGTCCGCGCGCGTACGAGACAGAAGGCCAAAGACGACGGCGCCGAATCCGATGACGAGGTTCGCGGCGGCGCCGGCCAGCGTGGTGGTCATGTAGCCGAACGCGGGCAACAGTACAAATCCCGCGAGGAAACAGCCCACAACCGCGCCAAAGGTGTTGACGCTGTAGAGCAGCCCGATGCGCCGGCCCAGCACCACCCTTTCGTGATTGACGAATCGCGCCAGCAGCGGCAACGTGGCGCCCATAAGGAACACCGGCACGAACAGAAGCGCCGCGGACAACAGCGCGCGCAGGGCGGCGCCGGCAAGGGGCGTGCCTTGAAACAACCGCAACAGCGGCACGGCGGCCGACTCGACCGGGCCCGCGGCAAGCAAGAACAGGACCGCCCACGCGCCGATGATGATTTCGAACAGACCGTACAGGACAAGATGGCGTTCGGTGCGGTCCGCGAGCCGCCCCCCCCACGCGCTGCCCAGCCCCAGGCCGAGGAAATAGACCGAGAGCACCGTGCTCACGGCGTGCGCCGTGGCGCCGAGCACCAGCACGAGCTTGCGCGTCCAGACAACCTGATAAACAAGGCCGCATGCGCCGGAGACAAAGAAGAACGACAACACGCCCCCCAGCAGCACGATCGCCGAGAGCGAGCTTCTCGCGCGGCGCGGCGTCTGACAAGTCTCTTCCGTGTCCATGCGCAACCCTTCGTTTCTCGCGATAGTACCGGGCCGGGGCGGTGCGTGTCCAAGCCATGTGCATTCGTGCCGTATTCCCGGTCCGCCTTTTCTTTGCACGTCATGGCGGGTAGAATATTGCACACGCAATCCGGGGATGAGCCAACATGTTGCGCGGGTATGTCGTTCGAGAATCCGACGGACTTCGCGTGCCGGTGGGCGTGTCGTTGATCATCGGCCGCACGGGAGAGTGCGGACTGGTGATCGACGACAGCGCCGCGTCGCGCCGCCATATCGAAGTGTGCGCGCGCAAGGACTCTTTCGTCTGGAAAGACTTGGGCAGCACGAACGGGACGCTGGTCAACGGCGCGCGCATGCTCGCCGGGGAACTGAACCACGGAGACCGCATACAGATAGGCGAGACGGTGCTGCGCTTCGAGGCTGAACAGGCGCCGGAAGAACCGTTGGCGGGCGACGACGCAACCATGTTTCGCGAGACGATCTTCGGTCTCAAAGGCGAGGTAACCACAACGCAGCGCCAGAACAAGGCCGCGGCGCTGCTGCAGGCGTTGTACACGGTCACAAACCAAATCTCCACCACTTACGAACTCTGCTCGCTCATCAACCGCATCCTCGAGACGACGATGCGCGCCATAAACGCGCAACACGGCGCGCTGTTTCTCGCGGATCAACAGGGCGGGCTCCTGCCGTGCCCCGTATGCGGCAATGTCCACGCCATTCGCGACGGCGCGCTGCTGCCGCGCAAGCCGGGCGAGATCAAGATCAGCGAGACGGTGGCGCGGCGCGTGCTGCGCGAAGGCGAGAGCGTCCTTTATCAGGACACGGACGCGGATGGTGAATTGAGCGCCGCGGAGAGCGTGGTGGCCCTGAACCTGCGCTCGATCCTGTGCGTGCCGCTGCGCGCGAAGTCCGGTATTCTGGGCGTGCTCTATATCGACTCCAACCGGCCCAATCAGTCGTACACGGAAGACGATATGCTGCTGGCAACGTCGGTGGGCGCGAGCGCGGGCCTGGCCATCGAGAACGCGCGCATGCACCAGCAGATGCTCGAGAAGCAGCGCATCGAACAGGAGATCGCCACGGCATGGCGCATCCAGCAAGGCTTCCTCTTCAAGGATTGGCCCGCGAACGACCCGCGATTCCAGGTGTATGGAGACATGCGGCCCGCGAAGACGGTAGGCGGCGACTTCTATGATTTCGTGCGGCCCGACGAGCACACGGTGGGGCTGCTCATCGGCGATGTGAGCGGCAAGGGCGTGCCCGCCGCGCTCTCGATGGCGCAATTGCTCGCCGACTTCCGGTTGCGCGCGCGGGAAGCGCTTTCGCCCGCGGCGGTGTTGTGCGCGCTGAACGACGACCTCGTCGACCGGATGCAGTCCGGCATGTTTTGCACGGTCAGCTACTTCTTGCTCGACCTGCGCACGGGCATAGCGACCTGCGCCAACGCCGGCCACCTGCCCGCGCTGCGCGTGCGCAAGTCCGGCGCTGAGTTCTTCGCGAGCGCGTCAGGCGTGCCCGCTGGCATTCTGCCCGGTACTTCCTGGGAGGACGAACACATCCAGATTGACGCCGGCGACGCGATTCTGCTGTATACCGACGGCATCGCCGAGGCGCGCCGCACTCTGGAAGGCGACGGCGGCGCGCCGAAGACGGGGCCTGTGGGGGAATATGTGCCGGAACGCATCGCCCACATCGCGCACGAGACCCGCGGCAAACCGCCGCGCGACATGATCGAGGCGATTATGCAGGACGTGCTCGCGTTTTGCGCGCCCGGGGCGCCGCATGACGATTGCACCATGATTTCGGTAAGATACCTCGGCCATGCGTAACGAAATCCGAGTTGAACTCGCATCGGACGCGCGATTGCTGGGGTGCATTCGCAGCCTGGTCCGCGCCTACGCGGCGGGGTTGGGTTTTCCAGAAGACCGGGTCCGCGAAATCGTGCTGGCCGTGGATGAGGCGTGCGCAAACGCCATCCGGCATTCGTATGCGGGCCGGAACGACGGCACGGTGGCGCTGGCACTGAAATCAGGCGACGAGTGGATGGAACTCGAATTGACCGACAACGGGACGCCCGCGCCTTCCGAGCGGGTAACGCGGCGCGAACTGGAGCGGCCCACGCCGGACACGGCGCGGCCCGGCGGCCTGGGCGTTCAACTGATCTATGAGGTTTTCGACGAGGCCGTGTTCACGCCCGGCGCGACGCGCGGCAACCGTGTTATCATGCGCTCGCGGCGGCCTTAACGGGAGGGTTTCCGAATGGCGTTGGAGTTACAGACCGCGGAGGCGGGCGGCCGGTGCGTGATTCACGTCACGGGCGAGGTCGACCTGTACGCATCCCCGGAGTTGCGCGCGGCGATCCTGAAGGCGGTGTCTGGCTCGGGCGACGGCGTTGCGGTGGACCTGAGCCAGGTCGCTTACATGGATTCCTCCGGCGTGGCAACGCTGGTCGAGGGTCTGAAATCGGCCGGGCAGAAGAAGGTCGCCTTCTCCCTGCTGGCGCCGTCGCAGGCCGTGTTGAAAGTGCTGCAATTGTCACGACTGGATTCCGTGTTCGACATTCGGGAGTCGCTGTAGGGAAGACCATGAGTGCCATCTTGGGATATCCGGGCCGCATTGCCCTCGACGCGCTGCACGCGGGCGGAATGGTCTGCGTGCTGGTGGTCGACACGCTGAACTGGCTTCTCGTGCAGCCCCTGCGCGGAAAAGGCCTGCGCGTGCGCAGCGTCATCGAGCACTTCGTCGAGTTCGGCGTGCGCTCGATGCCGATTGTAGGCCTTATCTGTTTCCTCGTGGGCGTGATTATCGCGATGCAATCGGCGTACACGCTTGAAAAATGGGGCGCGACGAAATTCATCGCCAACCTGGTGGGCATCTCGGCGCTGCGCGAATTGGCGCCCCTGATGACGGCGGTCCTGATCACGGGCCGGTGCGGTTCCGCGATCACCGCGGAAATCGGCACGATGAAAGTGGCCGAGGAGATTGACGCGCTGCACGTGATGGGTCTCAACCCGACGAAATTCCTCATTGTCCCGAAGTTTTTGGCCATGCTGCTGGCCGTGCCCTGCGTCACCGTGCTCGCCATGTTCATCATGATTCTCGGCGGATTCCTGCTCTCGTGCAGTCCGCTCGTCGGCGTGGACCCCGTGATCTATTACGAGCAGACGGCGAATGCGCTGGTGGCCAAGGACATGGTCACGGGCTTGGTGAAGAGTGTTTTCTTCGGGATCACGATCTGTTGGGTGGGCATTTACCGGGGTTTTCAGGTGGAAGGCGGCGCGGAAGGCGTGGGCCGCAAGACCACCTCGTCCGTGGTCACCTCCATCTTTCTGATTATTCTGCTCGATTTGGTGTGGACAACCTTGTTCTATTTCGCGTGACATGGCGGCAAACAACGATAACGAAGCCATCATCGAAGTGCGTGACCTCGTCGTCAAGTACGGCGACCGCACCGTTCTGGACGGTATCAATTTCCGGGTGCGGCGCGGCGAGATATTCGTGATTCTCGGCGGCAGCGGCTGCGGCAAAAGCACGCTGTTGCGGAATCTGGTCGGGCTGATGCGCCCGTACGCGGGACAGATCCTGTTCAACGGCCGGGATTTCACCGCGATGAGCGACGAGGAGCGCACGGAAATCCGCAAGCGCATGGGCATGTGCTTCCAGGGTTCGGCGCTGTTCGGGTCCATGTCCGTCGGCGATAACGTGGCGCTGGCGCTGCGCGAACATACGCGGCTTGAGGAGTCCACCATCGAGATCATGACGAAGATCAAGCTGGAACTGGTGGGACTGGGCGGGTTCGCGGACTTCCTGCCCGCGGAATTGAGCGGCGGCATGAAGAAACGCGCTGGCATCGCCCGCGCGATGGCCATGGACCCGGAGATCATCTTCTACGACGAGCCTTCCGCGGGGCTGGACCCGATCGTGGCGGCGGGGCTGGACGCGCTGATTCGCAAGATGCAGCACACGTTCGGCCTGACCAGCGTGGTGGTTACGCATGAGATGGAAAGCGTGAAACAGATTGCGGACACGGTGTGCATGCTTGAACGCGGGCGCATCGTCGGACTTGGCGCGCTGCAGGAATTGCGGGAACTCGATCACCCCTACGTGCAACAGTTCTTCGCGCGGCGCGCGGCCGATGAATCGCAGATTGACAGCGCGGAATACCTGCGCTCGCTGACAGGCCTGGAGTAACGGAACAGAGGAACGGTACCCATGCCGGCTAAGAAACAGAATTTTGCGGCCACGGAGATCAAGGCGGGGCTCTTCGTCCTGGTGAGCGTGGCCGTGCTGGTTGCGTTTATCGTCGTCATCATGAAGATCAACCTGGCGCCGCCGGAAGTAAAGCGCTATCACACGTTCTTCAACGGCACGCTCGGCCTCAACAAGAACGCCGAGGTGCGCTTCGGCGGGGTGCGCGTCGGCCGCGTGACCGATATCCGCTATGCGGTTGCGGATGACACAGGCCGGACAATCATGGCGGCGAAGGAAGCCGAGGCGGAGGAGCGGCTGATCCGCGTGGACTTCGAGGTGTTGACGGACGTGCCGGTAAACGCCGACAGCGAGGCTTCGGTGCAGCAGACCACCTTTACCGCCGAAAGGCATCTCGAAGTGAGCACCGGCACGCCCGGCGCCGCGCCGCTCGAGGAAGACGCGTGCCTCACCTCGCTGAATCAGGCCTACGGCTTCATTCAACTGCCCGATACGGCGTCCGTGCTAAGCGAGGTCGAGAAGCTGCTGGGCGACCTGCGCGACCTGATCGGCGTGGAAGACGCGAACCAGGTCCCGCCGGGCGATGAAACGGCACCGGCGAAGGAGCAATTCCAGGTGACCCGGATTGCGGCGACGATCAAGAACCTGCTGGAAGACCTGGACGCGTTCCTGGGCGTGGACGAGGCCTTGCAGAAAGAGGAAGCCGGAGAGGAATTCATCCGCCTTACGAACATCACCGCGACGGTGAAGGGCACGCTCGAATACCTGCAGGGCGGCTTGCTCGAGGAAGAGCGCATCGCCGGCGTGCTCGATGAGGCCCAGAAACTGCTGGACCAGTTGAACGGCGTCCTGGCGGAGAACCGCGGGCCAATCAACACCGCGCTGACGGATGTCAGCCAGATCACCGGCGACGCGGCGAAAATCGTCGATGACCTCACGCCGCGCCTGACGGAAATCGTGGAGACGTTGCAGAGCCTGCTCCGAAACGCGGACGGGTTGTCCGGCAACGCCCGCGATTTCCTCGAGGATAATCGGCCCGCGCTTGAAGATATGCTGGCGGACTTGAGCGAAACGATCGGATATCTTAAGACGTTTGCCCGCACGATGGCGGA
This is a stretch of genomic DNA from Candidatus Hydrogenedentota bacterium. It encodes these proteins:
- a CDS encoding SpoIIE family protein phosphatase codes for the protein MLRGYVVRESDGLRVPVGVSLIIGRTGECGLVIDDSAASRRHIEVCARKDSFVWKDLGSTNGTLVNGARMLAGELNHGDRIQIGETVLRFEAEQAPEEPLAGDDATMFRETIFGLKGEVTTTQRQNKAAALLQALYTVTNQISTTYELCSLINRILETTMRAINAQHGALFLADQQGGLLPCPVCGNVHAIRDGALLPRKPGEIKISETVARRVLREGESVLYQDTDADGELSAAESVVALNLRSILCVPLRAKSGILGVLYIDSNRPNQSYTEDDMLLATSVGASAGLAIENARMHQQMLEKQRIEQEIATAWRIQQGFLFKDWPANDPRFQVYGDMRPAKTVGGDFYDFVRPDEHTVGLLIGDVSGKGVPAALSMAQLLADFRLRAREALSPAAVLCALNDDLVDRMQSGMFCTVSYFLLDLRTGIATCANAGHLPALRVRKSGAEFFASASGVPAGILPGTSWEDEHIQIDAGDAILLYTDGIAEARRTLEGDGGAPKTGPVGEYVPERIAHIAHETRGKPPRDMIEAIMQDVLAFCAPGAPHDDCTMISVRYLGHA
- a CDS encoding ATP-binding protein → MRNEIRVELASDARLLGCIRSLVRAYAAGLGFPEDRVREIVLAVDEACANAIRHSYAGRNDGTVALALKSGDEWMELELTDNGTPAPSERVTRRELERPTPDTARPGGLGVQLIYEVFDEAVFTPGATRGNRVIMRSRRP
- a CDS encoding STAS domain-containing protein — translated: MALELQTAEAGGRCVIHVTGEVDLYASPELRAAILKAVSGSGDGVAVDLSQVAYMDSSGVATLVEGLKSAGQKKVAFSLLAPSQAVLKVLQLSRLDSVFDIRESL
- a CDS encoding ABC transporter permease, encoding MSAILGYPGRIALDALHAGGMVCVLVVDTLNWLLVQPLRGKGLRVRSVIEHFVEFGVRSMPIVGLICFLVGVIIAMQSAYTLEKWGATKFIANLVGISALRELAPLMTAVLITGRCGSAITAEIGTMKVAEEIDALHVMGLNPTKFLIVPKFLAMLLAVPCVTVLAMFIMILGGFLLSCSPLVGVDPVIYYEQTANALVAKDMVTGLVKSVFFGITICWVGIYRGFQVEGGAEGVGRKTTSSVVTSIFLIILLDLVWTTLFYFA
- a CDS encoding ABC transporter ATP-binding protein, translating into MAANNDNEAIIEVRDLVVKYGDRTVLDGINFRVRRGEIFVILGGSGCGKSTLLRNLVGLMRPYAGQILFNGRDFTAMSDEERTEIRKRMGMCFQGSALFGSMSVGDNVALALREHTRLEESTIEIMTKIKLELVGLGGFADFLPAELSGGMKKRAGIARAMAMDPEIIFYDEPSAGLDPIVAAGLDALIRKMQHTFGLTSVVVTHEMESVKQIADTVCMLERGRIVGLGALQELRELDHPYVQQFFARRAADESQIDSAEYLRSLTGLE
- a CDS encoding MCE family protein, with product MPAKKQNFAATEIKAGLFVLVSVAVLVAFIVVIMKINLAPPEVKRYHTFFNGTLGLNKNAEVRFGGVRVGRVTDIRYAVADDTGRTIMAAKEAEAEERLIRVDFEVLTDVPVNADSEASVQQTTFTAERHLEVSTGTPGAAPLEEDACLTSLNQAYGFIQLPDTASVLSEVEKLLGDLRDLIGVEDANQVPPGDETAPAKEQFQVTRIAATIKNLLEDLDAFLGVDEALQKEEAGEEFIRLTNITATVKGTLEYLQGGLLEEERIAGVLDEAQKLLDQLNGVLAENRGPINTALTDVSQITGDAAKIVDDLTPRLTEIVETLQSLLRNADGLSGNARDFLEDNRPALEDMLADLSETIGYLKTFARTMAEQPQAVIRGKEPEGRKN